The Mucilaginibacter yixingensis genome window below encodes:
- the gldL gene encoding gliding motility protein GldL has translation MAGKKKLKMNWLHTCISWGASVVIIGAMFKILHYHGGDTLIEAGLITEACLFFITGFFAPGEDLPWERVYPELGDDYSGAPAERKAAPVAVQGFSNTAALDKMLSDAKIGPELISSLGEGLRTFGDKVASISKVADAGAATNEFAASVKSATASYQGLGAAFEKASANLLEMGNSNVDSKAYHEQVTNLAKNLSALNAVYELELQDSSAHLKSMNKFYSNLSLTMQNFNESMEDSKQFKDEVGRLAKNLASLNSIYGNMLTAMNQPRT, from the coding sequence ATGGCAGGCAAGAAAAAGTTAAAAATGAACTGGTTACACACCTGTATTTCATGGGGTGCGAGTGTGGTTATTATTGGTGCGATGTTTAAAATTTTGCACTACCATGGAGGTGATACTCTGATTGAGGCCGGTTTGATCACTGAGGCCTGCTTGTTCTTTATTACTGGTTTTTTTGCACCGGGAGAGGATTTGCCATGGGAGCGCGTTTATCCTGAATTAGGAGATGATTATAGCGGTGCCCCTGCAGAGCGCAAAGCCGCGCCGGTTGCCGTTCAAGGTTTTTCAAATACCGCAGCTTTAGACAAAATGCTGAGCGATGCCAAAATTGGTCCGGAACTGATTAGCAGCCTGGGCGAAGGTCTGCGCACTTTTGGCGATAAGGTTGCTTCAATCTCAAAAGTGGCTGATGCCGGTGCCGCAACCAATGAGTTTGCTGCTAGTGTTAAGTCAGCAACAGCCAGCTACCAGGGCTTAGGTGCTGCGTTTGAAAAAGCGTCAGCTAATCTGCTTGAAATGGGTAACTCAAATGTTGATTCAAAAGCATATCATGAGCAGGTGACTAATCTGGCCAAAAATCTGTCTGCGTTAAATGCAGTTTACGAATTGGAACTGCAGGATTCAAGCGCTCACCTGAAATCAATGAACAAATTCTACTCTAACCTTTCTTTAACCATGCAAAATTTTAACGAGTCTATGGAAGACTCTAAGCAGTTTAAAGACGAGGTTGGTCGTTTAGCCAAGAACCTTGCTTCGTTAAACTCGATATATGGTAACATGCTGACAGCAATGAACCAGCCGAGAACCTAA
- a CDS encoding (2Fe-2S)-binding protein — protein sequence MAIFKITVNNKPVTVEADPDTPLLWVLRDNLNLVGTKFGCGIAQCGACTVHIAGQATRSCQFPIAGVGTNKVTTIEGLSADGSHPVQQAWAEVDVAQCGYCQAGQIMAAVALLKQHPSPTDADIDAGMTNICRCATHYRIRKAIHLAAEKGAKK from the coding sequence ATGGCCATATTCAAAATCACGGTCAACAATAAACCCGTTACTGTAGAAGCAGACCCAGACACCCCGCTTTTGTGGGTGCTACGCGATAATTTAAACCTGGTGGGCACCAAATTTGGCTGCGGCATTGCACAATGCGGCGCTTGTACGGTACATATTGCCGGGCAAGCCACGCGCTCTTGCCAATTTCCTATTGCCGGCGTAGGCACCAACAAGGTAACTACAATCGAAGGCCTCAGCGCCGATGGCTCGCACCCGGTACAACAAGCCTGGGCCGAGGTTGATGTGGCCCAATGCGGCTATTGCCAGGCCGGTCAGATTATGGCGGCAGTAGCCTTGTTAAAACAGCACCCCAGCCCTACTGATGCTGATATTGATGCCGGCATGACCAACATTTGCCGTTGCGCCACCCATTACCGTATACGTAAAGCCATCCATCTGGCAGCAGAGAAAGGAGCGAAGAAATAA
- the gldN gene encoding gliding motility protein GldN: MKKKLLIVVLCLCCVGAYAQKRTTTKKRTAVKKTAAAKPATQTSNQSAGNIPPVQTVTDTSHRATLAAKKFERPLDGYYKKTNILSAKATPYANLRESDVVFSKRLWEEIDIREKMNLYMGSPKARLIDLIMDAVAAGELTAYDPTPTKDDPGGDAFSRPMTPGEAKSKMADSSLVNKLDSLGNVVSSQRVAGEFNPDSVVRFRIKEDWYFDKQRSVFEPRIIGLAPLVKPKAATGLDLDMQPAFWIYFPDARQLLATKEVVNHNNDATGLSYDDVFMKRLFASYIVKQSNDKDERIKDYAQGVDRLYESQRIKKALMDWELDLWQY; the protein is encoded by the coding sequence ATGAAAAAGAAATTACTAATTGTTGTGCTTTGTTTGTGTTGCGTTGGTGCTTACGCCCAAAAGCGCACCACTACTAAAAAACGCACCGCTGTAAAGAAAACTGCAGCCGCTAAACCGGCTACGCAGACAAGCAACCAATCGGCTGGTAATATCCCGCCGGTACAAACGGTTACAGATACATCGCACAGAGCCACGTTGGCCGCCAAAAAATTTGAGCGCCCGTTAGACGGTTATTATAAAAAAACTAATATCCTGAGCGCAAAAGCTACTCCTTACGCAAACCTGCGCGAGAGCGACGTAGTGTTTTCAAAGCGCTTGTGGGAGGAGATCGACATCCGCGAGAAAATGAACCTTTATATGGGTTCGCCCAAGGCGCGCCTGATCGACTTGATTATGGATGCCGTTGCTGCAGGTGAGTTGACCGCTTATGATCCAACCCCGACTAAAGATGATCCGGGAGGCGACGCTTTTTCAAGACCAATGACCCCGGGAGAAGCCAAATCAAAAATGGCCGACAGCTCATTAGTAAACAAACTGGATTCTTTGGGTAACGTAGTAAGCTCTCAGCGTGTAGCCGGTGAGTTTAATCCTGACAGTGTGGTACGTTTCCGTATCAAAGAAGACTGGTATTTTGATAAACAACGCTCGGTATTTGAGCCGCGCATTATTGGCCTGGCACCGCTGGTTAAGCCTAAAGCCGCTACTGGTTTAGATCTGGATATGCAGCCTGCGTTCTGGATTTATTTCCCTGATGCACGCCAACTGTTGGCTACCAAAGAAGTGGTGAACCACAATAACGACGCCACCGGCTTGAGCTACGACGATGTGTTTATGAAGCGTCTTTTTGCCAGCTATATAGTTAAACAATCAAACGATAAAGACGAGCGTATAAAAGATTATGCCCAGGGGGTAGATCGCCTGTATGAGTCGCAGCGCATTAAGAAGGCGCTGATGGACTGGGAGCTTGACCTGTGGCAGTACTAA
- a CDS encoding DUF4271 domain-containing protein, whose product MLRRILLLCVLTLGLCAPVFAQQEDTSTAAVTPELQPQPRLRDTSAAGMMMDSIAEAMKVRQRFVADSVSTQFIRHPDSTLVNQFSQYIFAHVLYQDKGRGFLDISPKTGGGLVREGTARHQRAPWSIAVVIGLAIYMCLLNLLMGKDVETVLNSFYDRRAAQSGKEESLLNSQTFVAMFVLFGLASGLFIYQVSAAYDKYYSVSGFQLFLMLSIGIVALFALKLLVLRFIGFVFNVNRVVSDYIAILYLTYFNIALVFLPITLCFCLLPDSMSKYIINIALVLIVLIFIWQYLRSSVNIISNFRFHKFYLFIYLCALEICPVLILVKALNI is encoded by the coding sequence ATGCTGAGGCGGATTCTTTTATTATGTGTGCTGACTTTGGGTTTATGTGCTCCTGTATTTGCACAGCAAGAAGATACCAGTACCGCTGCTGTTACACCTGAATTGCAACCACAACCACGCCTGCGCGATACCAGCGCTGCCGGTATGATGATGGATTCTATCGCCGAAGCCATGAAGGTCCGCCAGCGGTTTGTGGCCGACTCTGTTTCCACACAGTTCATCCGTCACCCGGATTCAACGCTCGTTAACCAGTTCTCCCAGTATATTTTTGCACATGTGTTGTATCAGGATAAGGGAAGAGGTTTCCTGGATATCTCTCCAAAAACCGGTGGTGGATTGGTGCGCGAGGGCACAGCGCGGCATCAGCGCGCACCCTGGAGTATTGCGGTGGTAATTGGTTTGGCCATTTATATGTGCCTGCTTAATTTGCTGATGGGTAAAGATGTGGAGACCGTGCTGAACTCTTTTTATGATAGGCGTGCGGCGCAATCAGGCAAGGAGGAGAGCCTGCTCAATTCGCAGACGTTTGTGGCTATGTTCGTGTTGTTCGGGCTGGCTTCGGGTTTGTTTATCTACCAGGTATCAGCCGCTTATGATAAATATTACAGTGTGTCTGGTTTTCAGCTGTTTTTGATGCTTTCTATCGGTATCGTGGCCTTGTTTGCGCTGAAGTTGTTGGTGTTGCGTTTTATTGGCTTTGTGTTTAACGTAAACCGCGTGGTGAGCGATTATATTGCCATTTTATACCTTACTTACTTTAACATTGCGCTGGTTTTTTTACCTATTACCCTTTGTTTCTGTTTGCTGCCCGATAGTATGTCTAAGTATATCATTAACATAGCATTGGTGCTCATTGTGCTTATTTTTATATGGCAGTACCTGCGCAGCAGTGTTAACATTATTTCCAATTTTAGATTTCATAAATTTTATTTATTTATCTATCTTTGTGCCCTCGAAATTTGCCCAGTTTTGATACTTGTAAAGGCATTGAATATATAG
- a CDS encoding SUMF1/EgtB/PvdO family nonheme iron enzyme, translating into MKHIYSLLLAGATCAMLSGCGAGRGGDRGEVRGIPQRTFRAEVPYGMVYIPGGSFLMGQTDQDVTFAQTTQNKQVTIAPFFMDQTEITNSQYKQFVNWVRDSIAITNYLNDDKYYIKPRTGKGAATPSDGRKYIDWAKVSKMPIWGSRGKGNPNANKLQGMFYQGDDRVFDRDEIDVRLLKYNYSLFVLRDAANYHNDKTKKRSDFIFRDTVQVYPDTLVWLSDFSYAANEPMTQGYFSHPAFHNYPVVGVTWRQARAFTVWRTRYNEAYKHSRGLPPRAPYQLPTEAEFEYAARGGRIGTDYPWGGPYIKNAKGCLLANFKPGRGDYAADGGYYTVNVRSYFPNDYGLYNMAGNVAEWTQSSFDESSSSFVHDMAPTFNYEAKAGDPEVLKRKVVKGGSWKDIGYFLQNSSRTYEYQDSAKSYIGFRCVTSYQGRDIKDKR; encoded by the coding sequence ATGAAACATATATACTCTTTATTATTGGCGGGTGCGACTTGTGCGATGTTATCTGGCTGTGGAGCCGGGCGCGGGGGCGACAGAGGTGAGGTAAGAGGTATACCACAGCGTACCTTCAGGGCAGAAGTGCCTTACGGAATGGTTTACATTCCGGGCGGATCTTTTCTTATGGGCCAAACAGACCAGGATGTAACCTTTGCTCAAACTACTCAGAATAAGCAGGTTACCATTGCGCCATTCTTCATGGATCAAACTGAGATCACCAACAGCCAGTACAAGCAATTTGTAAACTGGGTGCGCGATTCAATAGCCATCACCAACTACCTTAACGACGATAAATACTACATTAAACCCCGCACTGGCAAAGGTGCTGCAACCCCATCTGACGGTAGAAAATACATTGATTGGGCTAAAGTATCAAAGATGCCTATCTGGGGTTCGCGCGGTAAAGGTAACCCTAACGCCAACAAGTTACAGGGTATGTTTTATCAGGGTGATGACCGTGTATTTGACCGTGATGAGATTGATGTGCGCCTGCTGAAGTACAATTATTCTTTATTTGTGCTGCGCGATGCTGCCAATTACCACAACGATAAAACTAAAAAACGTTCAGATTTCATCTTCCGCGATACCGTGCAGGTTTATCCGGATACGTTGGTGTGGCTGAGCGATTTCTCATACGCGGCCAACGAGCCGATGACACAGGGTTATTTTTCTCACCCTGCATTTCATAATTACCCAGTTGTGGGTGTAACCTGGCGCCAGGCACGTGCCTTTACCGTATGGCGTACGCGTTACAACGAGGCTTACAAACACTCCAGAGGTTTACCTCCACGTGCGCCTTACCAATTGCCTACCGAGGCTGAGTTTGAATACGCTGCCCGCGGTGGCCGTATCGGCACAGACTATCCATGGGGTGGCCCTTACATTAAAAATGCCAAAGGCTGTTTATTAGCCAACTTTAAACCCGGTCGCGGCGATTACGCTGCAGACGGTGGTTATTATACCGTAAACGTACGTTCTTACTTCCCTAATGATTACGGCCTGTACAACATGGCCGGTAACGTAGCCGAGTGGACACAATCATCTTTTGACGAGTCATCATCATCATTTGTGCATGATATGGCGCCAACCTTTAACTATGAAGCTAAAGCTGGCGATCCGGAAGTGCTGAAACGCAAAGTGGTTAAAGGTGGTTCATGGAAAGACATCGGTTACTTCCTTCAAAACTCATCACGTACGTATGAGTACCAGGATTCAGCAAAATCTTACATCGGCTTCCGTTGCGTAACCAGCTATCAGGGCCGTGATATTAAAGACAAACGCTAA
- the uvrC gene encoding excinuclease ABC subunit UvrC, translated as MERFDYREALKKIPHKPGVYQYWDANNELMYIGKAKDLRNRVSSYFVKDNQLNGKTRMLVSKIRNITFTLVDTEIDAWLLENSMIKKHQPRYNINLKDDKTYPWIIIKNENFPRIFWTRKIIRDGSKYLGPYGSVGMMHTILDLIRETYPLRTCTLPLTRANIDAGKFKVCLEYQLGNCKGPCQNFQTEEDYQKNLDEIINILNGKTGAVVRALKNDMDAAVANLDFELAHRLKTKYDVLEKYQSKSTVVNSSITDVDVFSIASEEKYAFVNFLKVMNGTITQTQTIELKKKLDESDEELLSFAISEFRQRYNSHSKEIIVPFDLELDDPTIKFTVPKLGEKKKLLDLSQKNVIFFKTERIDQYEKLNPDVKIDRLLTQMMKDLRMNQLPRHIECFDNSNFQGKYPVSAIVVFKNARPSKKDYRFFNVKTVEGPNDFATMEEAVFRRYKRTLDEGSELPQLIIIDGGKGQLSSALKSLKLLGIEKQVTVIGIAKRLEELFYPGDQYPMYLDKKSETLKIIQQLRDEAHRFGITAHRKKRDKGTLVTELELIPGIGKTTADKLLKFFRSVKKIKEATEEELLEVVNLKQAKAVLEYFSKSN; from the coding sequence ATGGAGCGATTTGATTACAGGGAAGCATTAAAAAAGATACCGCATAAGCCGGGGGTTTACCAGTATTGGGATGCCAACAACGAGCTGATGTATATTGGCAAGGCAAAAGACCTGCGCAATAGGGTATCGTCTTACTTTGTAAAAGACAACCAGCTGAACGGAAAAACCCGGATGCTGGTATCCAAGATCCGCAATATTACTTTTACTCTGGTTGATACCGAAATTGATGCCTGGCTGCTGGAAAACAGCATGATCAAGAAGCATCAGCCACGCTATAACATCAACCTGAAGGATGATAAAACCTACCCCTGGATCATCATCAAGAACGAGAATTTCCCGCGCATTTTCTGGACACGCAAGATCATCCGCGATGGCTCTAAATATCTTGGTCCTTACGGGTCTGTAGGGATGATGCACACCATCCTTGATCTAATCCGTGAGACCTATCCCCTGCGCACCTGTACCCTGCCGCTCACCCGTGCCAATATTGATGCGGGTAAATTCAAGGTATGCCTGGAATATCAACTGGGTAACTGCAAAGGCCCATGCCAGAACTTCCAGACCGAGGAGGATTACCAAAAGAATCTGGACGAGATCATTAACATCCTCAACGGTAAAACTGGTGCGGTGGTTAGAGCACTCAAGAACGACATGGATGCCGCTGTTGCAAATCTGGATTTTGAGCTGGCGCATCGCCTTAAAACCAAGTATGATGTGCTGGAGAAATACCAGAGCAAATCAACCGTGGTTAACTCTTCTATTACCGATGTAGATGTATTCAGCATTGCCAGCGAGGAGAAATACGCCTTTGTCAACTTCCTGAAAGTGATGAATGGCACCATCACCCAAACGCAAACCATCGAGCTGAAAAAGAAACTGGATGAGAGCGATGAAGAATTATTAAGCTTCGCGATATCGGAGTTCAGACAACGTTATAACAGTCATTCAAAAGAGATTATCGTACCGTTCGACCTGGAACTGGACGACCCGACGATTAAGTTCACCGTACCTAAACTTGGCGAAAAGAAGAAGCTGCTGGATCTGTCTCAGAAAAACGTGATCTTCTTCAAAACCGAGCGCATTGACCAATACGAGAAACTGAACCCTGATGTAAAGATAGACCGGCTATTGACACAGATGATGAAAGATCTGCGCATGAACCAGCTGCCGCGGCACATTGAGTGTTTTGACAACTCTAACTTTCAGGGCAAATACCCCGTATCGGCCATTGTAGTATTTAAAAACGCACGACCGTCTAAAAAAGACTATCGCTTCTTCAACGTAAAAACGGTAGAAGGCCCTAACGACTTTGCCACCATGGAGGAAGCCGTTTTCCGCCGCTACAAACGTACGTTGGATGAAGGTAGCGAGCTACCTCAGCTCATTATTATTGACGGCGGCAAGGGCCAGCTATCATCGGCCCTGAAAAGCCTCAAACTGTTGGGTATTGAAAAGCAGGTAACCGTAATAGGTATTGCGAAGCGCCTGGAAGAACTGTTCTACCCCGGCGATCAGTACCCGATGTATCTCGACAAAAAATCAGAAACCCTCAAAATAATCCAGCAACTGCGAGACGAGGCCCACCGCTTCGGCATCACCGCGCATCGCAAAAAACGTGATAAAGGCACGTTGGTAACTGAGCTGGAATTGATACCAGGCATCGGCAAAACAACTGCAGATAAACTTCTAAAATTCTTCCGGTCGGTTAAAAAGATCAAAGAAGCTACAGAAGAAGAGTTGTTGGAGGTAGTGAATCTGAAGCAAGCCAAAGCCGTGTTGGAGTATTTTTCGAAAAGCAATTAA
- a CDS encoding uroporphyrinogen-III synthase codes for MEDRKKRVKSILVTLPKPESDKNPYADLAKKYNLKIDFRSFIHVEGVPASVFRKEKINLADFSAVIFTSRNSADHFFRICEEMRFEVPVEMKYFCLTENIALYLQKYIQYRKRKIFFGKQTAADLAEVLKKHASEKFLYPCSDVAAEETQKFLLENGYNFTPAVLFRTVCSDLSDLAEVFYDIIAFFSPSSIQSLFKNFPDFKQNNTRLAAFGATTHKALLEADLLLDIPAPTPSAPSMTMAIEQYIKQVNK; via the coding sequence TTGGAAGACAGAAAGAAGCGGGTTAAGAGTATATTGGTTACTTTGCCCAAACCCGAAAGCGATAAAAATCCTTACGCTGATCTGGCTAAAAAGTACAACCTGAAAATTGATTTCAGGTCGTTTATCCATGTTGAGGGCGTACCGGCTAGTGTGTTCAGGAAAGAAAAGATCAACCTGGCTGATTTTAGCGCAGTTATTTTCACCAGCCGTAACTCGGCCGATCATTTTTTCCGCATTTGCGAGGAGATGCGTTTTGAGGTGCCCGTAGAAATGAAATATTTCTGCCTTACCGAGAACATAGCCCTTTATCTTCAGAAATACATCCAGTACCGCAAACGCAAGATCTTCTTTGGTAAACAAACCGCAGCAGATCTGGCCGAGGTGTTGAAGAAACATGCTTCTGAAAAATTCTTGTATCCATGCTCTGACGTGGCGGCCGAGGAAACTCAGAAGTTCTTGCTGGAGAATGGTTATAACTTTACCCCTGCGGTATTGTTCCGCACGGTATGCAGCGATCTGAGCGATCTGGCTGAGGTGTTTTATGATATCATCGCCTTCTTTAGCCCGTCGAGCATTCAATCGTTGTTTAAAAATTTCCCCGACTTTAAGCAAAATAATACCCGCTTAGCAGCATTTGGCGCCACAACCCATAAAGCGCTGCTGGAAGCCGACTTATTGCTTGATATACCTGCACCTACGCCAAGCGCCCCGTCTATGACCATGGCTATTGAGCAATACATTAAGCAGGTAAATAAATAA
- the gldM gene encoding gliding motility protein GldM, which translates to MAGGKETTRQKMINIMYLVLIAMLALNVSDSVLNAFRNLKESMNTAKNNSQASIDQLFSTFEATKMKESPERARPLLDTANAAKKYSDDLNSYVEDLKSQMVKEGEGMDPETNDVTKRSDMDIAPRMMINEGKGKALKAKIQETRAKLIGLLNKKDQASVTFTLDAQDGKKGTWEQSNFGDGTPLTAALTVLTKIQADTKNAETEIVKRVFGKMDQALVTLDKFSAVAVAPSSYVLSGQPYTAEVFLTASDSKSSPTITVNGSTLPITEGKGKYSVTTGAEGVHTWTASITVKQTDGTSKTYTTPTQTYTVARPSAVVSADKMNVLYIGVENPLSISAPGVAKGVLHVSMSNGSLSGSDGKYIAKVSSIGETNVTVTGEKGQVLGTTKFRTKRIPDPKAFFAGKSGGNTSAANIRAQDRLFARLDGFDFDAKFSVTHYTLLVVKPRQDAIIKPGSGNVLTGDMKTALSSVTPGSTVVFRDITAVGPDGVQREIDPIVLSATN; encoded by the coding sequence ATGGCTGGAGGTAAAGAAACGACCCGGCAGAAGATGATTAACATCATGTATCTGGTGTTGATTGCGATGCTTGCATTAAATGTGTCTGACTCGGTGTTGAACGCTTTCCGTAACTTAAAGGAAAGCATGAACACGGCGAAGAACAACTCTCAGGCAAGTATCGATCAACTCTTCTCAACGTTCGAGGCCACTAAAATGAAAGAATCGCCAGAAAGAGCTCGTCCTTTGTTGGACACGGCTAACGCGGCGAAAAAATATTCTGACGATCTGAACAGCTATGTTGAGGATCTGAAGAGCCAAATGGTCAAAGAAGGCGAAGGCATGGATCCGGAAACCAATGACGTTACCAAACGCTCAGATATGGATATTGCGCCTCGCATGATGATTAACGAAGGTAAAGGTAAAGCCCTGAAAGCAAAGATACAGGAGACGCGTGCCAAGCTGATTGGTCTGCTTAATAAGAAGGATCAGGCCAGCGTAACGTTTACACTGGATGCTCAGGACGGCAAAAAAGGAACCTGGGAGCAATCAAACTTTGGTGATGGTACGCCGCTTACTGCTGCGTTAACTGTTTTAACCAAAATTCAGGCTGATACCAAGAACGCTGAAACAGAAATTGTAAAACGTGTTTTCGGCAAAATGGATCAGGCTCTGGTAACGCTGGATAAATTCTCTGCGGTTGCAGTAGCGCCAAGCAGCTATGTGCTGTCCGGGCAGCCTTATACCGCTGAGGTGTTCTTGACAGCGTCAGACTCGAAGTCAAGTCCAACCATTACTGTAAACGGTTCTACATTGCCAATTACAGAGGGTAAGGGTAAATATTCGGTTACTACAGGCGCAGAAGGTGTACACACCTGGACAGCGAGCATTACCGTAAAGCAAACAGATGGCACCAGTAAAACTTATACTACGCCAACGCAAACGTATACCGTTGCCCGTCCATCTGCAGTAGTATCTGCAGATAAGATGAACGTGTTGTACATAGGTGTAGAAAACCCGCTGTCTATTTCAGCACCGGGTGTGGCTAAAGGTGTATTGCACGTCAGCATGAGCAATGGCTCGCTTAGCGGTTCTGATGGTAAGTACATTGCTAAAGTAAGCTCAATCGGTGAGACCAACGTTACGGTAACCGGCGAGAAAGGTCAGGTGCTGGGTACAACAAAATTCCGTACCAAGCGCATCCCTGATCCTAAAGCGTTCTTTGCGGGCAAGAGCGGTGGCAACACCAGCGCGGCTAACATCCGTGCACAAGACAGACTGTTTGCCCGTTTGGATGGTTTTGATTTTGATGCTAAATTTAGTGTAACGCATTATACCCTGCTGGTGGTAAAACCGCGTCAGGATGCTATAATTAAACCAGGCAGCGGCAATGTGCTAACTGGTGATATGAAAACCGCGTTGAGCAGCGTAACCCCTGGTTCTACCGTTGTGTTCAGGGATATTACCGCTGTTGGTCCTGATGGTGTGCAGCGCGAAATTGATCCTATTGTGTTATCGGCTACTAATTAA